In one Parageobacillus genomosp. 1 genomic region, the following are encoded:
- a CDS encoding SDR family oxidoreductase: protein MKNVLILGANGSIARIAIDLFLNETDAQLTLYLRNSHRLKNINSNRVRIIEGDVLDIEKLKEAMIGQDVVYANLAGNLEPMAKNIVEAMNATGVKRLIWISSMGIYDEVPGEKYGSILDPYRKSAAIIEASDLDYTILRPAWFTNQDEIDYETTQKGEPFKGSVVSRKSVADLVVKLAVTPGMEVRRSLGVNKPE, encoded by the coding sequence TTGAAAAATGTTTTAATTCTTGGAGCAAATGGTTCAATTGCTCGCATTGCTATTGATTTATTCCTAAACGAAACCGATGCTCAGTTGACACTTTATCTCCGTAACTCACACAGACTAAAAAACATCAATTCAAATCGAGTACGAATAATCGAAGGCGATGTTTTGGATATTGAAAAATTAAAAGAAGCAATGATTGGGCAGGATGTCGTCTATGCCAATCTGGCTGGCAATCTCGAACCAATGGCAAAAAACATCGTGGAGGCAATGAACGCGACGGGTGTGAAACGTTTAATTTGGATTAGTTCAATGGGAATTTATGATGAGGTTCCGGGAGAAAAATATGGTAGTATCTTAGATCCATATCGAAAGTCAGCTGCTATTATTGAAGCATCAGACCTTGACTATACAATCCTGAGACCTGCATGGTTTACCAATCAAGATGAAATTGACTATGAGACAACTCAGAAAGGCGAACCATTTAAAGGGTCGGTTGTATCACGTAAGAGTGTTGCGGACTTAGTTGTTAAATTAGCTGTAACGCCAGGAATGGAAGTTCGTCGTAGTTTGGGAGTGAATAAACCTGAATAA
- a CDS encoding aldo/keto reductase: MQKRKLGKSGLEVSAIGLGCMGMSYGYGPAADKREMISLIHAAIDRGVTFFDTAEVYGPYVNEELVGEALAPFKGKVVIATKFGIKMVDGKQVLDSKPETIRQSVEGSLKRLKVEAIDLYYQHRVDPNVPIEEVAGVVQDLIKEGKVKHWGLSEAGVHTIRRAHAVQPLTAVQSEYSMMWRSPEEELLPTLEELGIGFVPFSPLGKGFLTGKIDKNTTFVSSDFRSIVPRFKPENLEANQVLVELIKKVAAEKNATPAQIALAWVLAQKPWIVPIPGTRKLERLEENLGAADIELTPDELKDLNDALSKIEISGDRYPAGSEYANRTGK; encoded by the coding sequence ATGCAAAAGCGTAAATTAGGAAAAAGCGGACTAGAAGTTTCTGCTATCGGGCTTGGTTGCATGGGAATGAGTTATGGTTATGGTCCGGCAGCAGACAAGAGGGAGATGATTTCGCTGATCCATGCGGCGATTGATCGGGGTGTTACTTTTTTCGATACCGCCGAAGTTTATGGTCCATATGTGAATGAGGAGTTGGTAGGTGAAGCGCTTGCCCCATTCAAGGGAAAGGTGGTCATCGCCACAAAATTTGGTATTAAAATGGTAGATGGCAAGCAGGTGCTTGACAGCAAGCCGGAGACCATTAGGCAATCCGTCGAAGGCTCGCTCAAACGCCTAAAAGTTGAAGCCATTGATCTGTACTATCAGCATCGTGTTGACCCAAATGTACCGATTGAGGAAGTAGCCGGAGTAGTACAAGACCTAATCAAAGAAGGTAAGGTTAAGCATTGGGGACTTTCTGAAGCAGGGGTGCACACGATTCGTCGCGCACACGCGGTTCAGCCGCTCACTGCAGTTCAAAGTGAATACTCAATGATGTGGCGAAGTCCTGAAGAAGAACTGCTCCCTACGCTCGAGGAACTCGGAATCGGCTTCGTTCCGTTCAGCCCGCTAGGCAAGGGTTTCCTTACCGGAAAAATTGATAAGAATACAACATTCGTTAGCTCCGACTTCCGCAGTATTGTTCCTCGCTTCAAACCGGAGAATCTCGAAGCAAATCAGGTTTTGGTCGAACTGATAAAGAAGGTTGCTGCAGAGAAAAACGCAACACCGGCTCAAATCGCACTCGCATGGGTGCTTGCCCAGAAGCCATGGATTGTTCCGATTCCCGGCACGCGTAAATTGGAGCGCTTGGAAGAAAATCTTGGCGCAGCGGACATTGAGCTGACTCCCGACGAACTAAAGGATTTGAACGACGCGCTCTCGAAGATCGAGATTTCGGGGGATCGCTATCCGGCAGGTTCAGAATACGCAAATAGAACGGGCAAATAA
- a CDS encoding oxidoreductase, with translation MNQTFDKQPVALVTGASSGFGLLTSVALAGEGYRVLASMRNLNNKGRLEAAAKEAGVSDRIEIVQLDVTDFSAVETVIQDVIHRYGRIDLLVNNAGYAAGGFTEELSVEDWRRQFETNFFGLVAVTKAVLPSMREHRSGKIVNISSISGRIGFPSMGPYVASKFAVEGFSESLRLEMLPYGVHVVLIEPGSYKTDIWSKGLGAVTIHPNSPYVKEMKAMLKYVNQVADTAPAPDEVIQQIVQVAKSPSPKLRYPVGKGVKLGIVLKHVLPWKWWERMITKRLWKR, from the coding sequence GTGAATCAGACTTTTGATAAACAACCTGTTGCGTTGGTTACAGGAGCTTCAAGCGGCTTTGGTTTGCTGACAAGTGTGGCACTTGCCGGCGAAGGCTACCGCGTGCTGGCTTCAATGAGAAACTTGAATAACAAAGGACGGCTGGAAGCAGCGGCTAAAGAAGCGGGTGTATCAGATCGGATTGAGATTGTCCAATTGGATGTGACCGATTTTTCTGCCGTGGAAACGGTGATTCAGGATGTGATTCACCGTTACGGGCGAATTGATTTATTGGTGAACAATGCGGGTTATGCAGCGGGCGGCTTCACGGAGGAACTTTCTGTTGAAGATTGGCGGCGGCAATTTGAAACCAATTTTTTCGGTTTGGTGGCAGTAACGAAAGCGGTTTTGCCGTCGATGAGGGAACACAGAAGCGGCAAGATTGTGAATATAAGCAGTATCAGCGGACGGATCGGATTCCCTTCTATGGGGCCTTATGTGGCATCTAAGTTTGCGGTGGAAGGATTCAGTGAGTCTTTGCGTTTAGAGATGCTGCCGTATGGCGTTCATGTAGTTTTGATTGAACCGGGATCCTATAAAACGGATATTTGGTCAAAAGGGTTGGGAGCGGTAACGATCCATCCGAATTCTCCTTATGTGAAAGAGATGAAGGCAATGTTGAAATATGTCAACCAGGTTGCCGACACGGCACCTGCTCCGGATGAAGTGATCCAACAGATTGTGCAAGTGGCAAAGTCTCCCTCTCCGAAATTGCGGTATCCGGTTGGCAAAGGTGTGAAATTAGGAATTGTCTTGAAACATGTGCTGCCGTGGAAGTGGTGGGAGCGGATGATAACAAAACGGTTGTGGAAGAGATAG
- a CDS encoding aldo/keto reductase produces the protein MKYRTVGKTGIKVSSLCFGTMSFGGNADEETSKAMFKRCREAGINFFDTANDKKERKINYAKA, from the coding sequence ATGAAATATCGCACAGTAGGGAAAACAGGCATTAAAGTCTCAAGTTTATGTTTTGGTACGATGTCTTTTGGTGGAAACGCTGATGAAGAAACATCTAAAGCAATGTTTAAACGTTGTCGTGAAGCCGGTATTAACTTTTTTGATACGGCAAACGATAAAAAAGAAAGGAAGATAAATTATGCAAAAGCGTAA
- a CDS encoding DedA family protein: MKQYLGYIIAKYGYIGIFSALALGVIGLPIPDEVLLTYVGYNVFQGKLSFFIAFLSAFLGASVGISISYALGYKLGFPFLKKFGPKFHITEERIELTQKLFKKHGSYLLIIGYFIPGVRHVTAYIAGISKMGLQRFMIFAFSGAFIWSITFISLGHELGERWFKVSSYIHRYGIYLFVLIILGVFGIIAYRKFKETKSTA; encoded by the coding sequence GTGAAGCAGTATTTGGGTTATATCATTGCAAAATACGGATACATAGGTATCTTTTCAGCATTAGCATTAGGCGTCATTGGTTTACCTATCCCCGATGAAGTGCTTTTAACATATGTAGGGTATAACGTTTTTCAGGGCAAATTGTCTTTCTTTATCGCCTTTTTGAGTGCCTTTTTAGGTGCTTCTGTAGGTATCTCAATTAGTTATGCTCTTGGGTATAAATTAGGATTTCCCTTTTTAAAAAAATTTGGACCCAAATTTCACATTACTGAAGAGCGAATTGAACTAACTCAAAAACTGTTCAAAAAGCACGGGAGTTACTTGCTCATTATCGGGTATTTCATTCCTGGGGTAAGACATGTCACAGCTTACATTGCAGGAATATCAAAAATGGGATTGCAAAGATTTATGATTTTCGCTTTTTCAGGGGCTTTTATCTGGAGTATTACTTTTATTAGTCTAGGTCACGAATTGGGGGAAAGATGGTTCAAGGTCAGTAGCTATATACATCGTTACGGAATATATCTCTTTGTTCTCATTATTTTAGGTGTGTTTGGTATCATTGCATATCGTAAATTCAAGGAAACAAAATCAACAGCATAA
- a CDS encoding IS256 family transposase: protein MSKSIPNLDWLNQLENAIRQFVKEKLELIMKEEIQSFLEIEQKGTSNRRNGYYHRNLDTQYGRIEGLSVPRDRNGEFQTQLFTPYQRHTGWLEEAVIKMYQSGMSTREIGKFIERILGNAYSPTTISHITDVVKEDIAKWHTRPLQKRYSVLYLDGLYVKLRRDTVEKEVIYVVLGVNEEGYREILDFFVGGQESAYGWQEILHNLYKRGLQEVLLGVFDGLPGLEEAFKAVYPKADVQRCVVHKVRNTLNRVRKKDQFEVAEDLKLIYRAPNKEIALQMFQQFESKWSSKYPREVQSWANELDVLLTFMDYPSSIRSVIDTTNAIERTIKEIRKRLKPMNSLSSLEAAEKVVYLTIQDFNEKWAGRKLRGFAEAHEALQRMFEERYH from the coding sequence ATGTCTAAAAGTATACCGAATTTAGACTGGCTCAATCAACTGGAAAACGCCATTCGTCAGTTTGTAAAGGAAAAATTAGAGTTGATCATGAAGGAAGAAATTCAGAGTTTCCTCGAAATTGAACAGAAGGGAACGTCGAATAGAAGAAACGGCTATTACCATCGAAACCTAGATACGCAGTATGGTCGTATTGAAGGCCTTTCTGTCCCAAGAGACCGAAACGGGGAATTTCAAACGCAGTTGTTCACCCCTTACCAACGCCATACCGGCTGGCTCGAGGAAGCCGTCATCAAGATGTATCAAAGTGGGATGAGTACGCGTGAAATTGGCAAGTTTATCGAACGAATTTTAGGAAATGCCTACTCACCAACAACGATTAGTCATATCACGGATGTGGTAAAGGAAGACATTGCGAAATGGCACACACGTCCTCTACAAAAGCGATATTCGGTCTTATATTTGGATGGGTTGTACGTGAAACTTCGTCGAGATACGGTAGAAAAAGAGGTCATTTATGTCGTGTTAGGTGTAAACGAAGAAGGGTATCGTGAAATTCTCGACTTCTTCGTAGGAGGACAAGAAAGTGCCTATGGGTGGCAAGAGATTCTCCACAATCTCTACAAGAGAGGATTACAGGAAGTACTTCTTGGTGTATTCGATGGCCTTCCAGGACTGGAGGAAGCCTTTAAAGCCGTTTATCCGAAAGCCGATGTGCAGCGCTGTGTCGTTCACAAAGTACGTAATACCTTAAATCGTGTTCGGAAAAAAGATCAATTTGAAGTGGCAGAGGATCTCAAACTGATTTATCGCGCACCGAATAAGGAGATTGCGTTACAGATGTTTCAACAGTTTGAGTCGAAATGGTCCAGCAAGTATCCGAGAGAAGTTCAATCTTGGGCCAATGAGTTGGATGTCCTCCTTACATTTATGGATTATCCAAGCAGTATTCGAAGTGTGATTGACACGACCAATGCCATTGAACGAACGATCAAAGAGATTCGGAAACGTCTAAAGCCGATGAACAGTTTGAGTAGTTTAGAAGCCGCTGAAAAAGTCGTGTATTTGACCATCCAAGATTTTAATGAGAAATGGGCAGGGCGAAAGTTGCGAGGATTTGCCGAAGCACATGAAGCCCTTCAACGAATGTTTGAAGAACGTTATCATTAA
- a CDS encoding FAD-binding oxidoreductase gives MNRSWIILVVVYILSFSFSVHRYTQLPLIVEDSGKLLPTSIKQIRSATDERSLQEWIQAAAKQGEKISVAGMQHSQGGHTYYPGGIMIDMKSYDKILAYHPEEKMIRVQSGITWEKIQQHINPDGLAIRVMQSQNIFTVGGSLSVNVHGRDIRYGSLLDSVESFRLLQADGSIIEVSRTQHPELFNLVIGGYGLFGIILDVTLKLTDDELYQMYTHKIDYKDYASYFKEKVRANPAIRMHIARISVAPESFLKEMYVTNYLLYEDQSLREKYQPLKKETIIALPKFLLGLSRYSDWGKQILWDTQLAYFQSKNGDLITRNNVMRSESQFMEYENTNRTEVLQEYFVPVDEFASYIDDLRKLLKREDLNLLNITIRYVEEDEQAVLSYAKEDMFALVLLINQGRSAKEVEKTQKVLRQMIDVTLDHRGSYYLPYYPYPTKEQLHRAYPRAKEFFEKKRHYDPDEVFVNLFYKEYGK, from the coding sequence ATGAACAGATCTTGGATTATATTGGTAGTCGTTTATATCCTTAGCTTTTCTTTTTCGGTACACCGCTACACACAACTTCCGCTGATAGTCGAGGATTCGGGAAAACTGCTGCCAACTTCGATTAAACAAATTCGCTCAGCTACGGATGAACGGTCTCTTCAAGAATGGATTCAAGCGGCTGCCAAACAAGGAGAAAAAATTTCTGTGGCTGGCATGCAGCACAGCCAGGGCGGACATACATATTACCCCGGTGGGATCATGATTGACATGAAATCGTACGATAAAATCTTAGCATATCACCCAGAAGAAAAAATGATACGCGTTCAAAGCGGAATCACTTGGGAAAAAATCCAACAACACATAAATCCTGATGGTTTGGCGATACGCGTCATGCAATCGCAAAATATTTTCACTGTTGGCGGTTCATTGAGTGTGAATGTCCACGGTCGAGATATTCGCTATGGCTCTTTGTTGGATTCTGTGGAATCATTCCGTTTGTTGCAGGCCGATGGTTCTATTATTGAAGTAAGCCGAACGCAACATCCGGAACTATTTAATCTTGTCATCGGCGGCTATGGGTTATTTGGGATTATTCTAGATGTGACACTGAAATTGACAGATGATGAGCTTTACCAAATGTATACCCATAAAATAGATTACAAAGATTATGCCTCTTATTTTAAAGAGAAAGTACGAGCCAATCCTGCCATTCGGATGCATATAGCTCGCATTTCCGTTGCTCCTGAATCTTTCTTAAAAGAAATGTATGTGACCAATTATTTATTGTATGAAGACCAATCCCTTCGTGAAAAATATCAGCCATTGAAAAAAGAAACGATCATTGCCTTGCCAAAATTTTTGTTAGGATTATCACGATACAGTGATTGGGGGAAGCAAATACTTTGGGATACACAGCTTGCTTATTTCCAAAGCAAAAATGGCGACCTCATTACTAGAAATAACGTGATGCGCTCCGAAAGCCAATTCATGGAGTATGAAAACACGAACAGAACAGAAGTCCTTCAAGAATATTTTGTTCCTGTTGATGAATTCGCTTCTTATATCGATGATTTACGGAAACTTCTGAAAAGAGAGGACTTGAATTTATTGAACATCACTATACGGTATGTGGAAGAGGACGAGCAAGCGGTTCTTTCGTATGCGAAAGAAGACATGTTTGCCTTAGTGCTCTTAATCAATCAGGGGCGAAGCGCAAAAGAAGTAGAAAAGACACAAAAGGTCTTGAGGCAGATGATTGATGTTACTTTAGATCACCGAGGTTCTTATTATCTCCCTTATTATCCGTATCCAACGAAAGAACAACTGCATAGAGCCTATCCAAGAGCCAAAGAGTTTTTTGAAAAAAAACGCCACTATGATCCCGACGAGGTTTTCGTCAATCTCTTCTACAAGGAGTATGGAAAATGA
- a CDS encoding MFS transporter — translation MNYQRFVASQSFVMTAGSIVFPFYLLFIRNIGDSYSQFGLAYGLFALTAALSHVWIGKLTDRYGDRMMLLVHAWGMAGLMLLIPISTEIWQIYFIQIVMGLLGAVQKTTEKTTISRFTEPATAGKTIGYYHFWTSIWPAIAIIATGYLIDFLTIGSLFYLASLLYMVAALKLTSTLNRN, via the coding sequence ATGAATTATCAACGATTTGTAGCGTCGCAAAGTTTCGTTATGACAGCAGGCAGCATTGTGTTTCCATTTTACTTATTATTTATTCGAAATATCGGTGATAGCTATTCGCAATTCGGCTTGGCTTATGGTTTATTTGCTTTGACAGCGGCTTTATCCCATGTATGGATTGGGAAACTCACGGACCGTTATGGCGATCGCATGATGTTGTTAGTGCATGCATGGGGGATGGCTGGGTTGATGTTATTGATTCCTATTTCAACAGAAATATGGCAAATATACTTTATCCAGATTGTGATGGGATTGCTCGGTGCCGTTCAAAAAACGACAGAAAAGACCACCATTTCCAGATTCACTGAACCCGCTACCGCTGGAAAAACAATTGGTTACTATCATTTTTGGACATCGATTTGGCCAGCAATCGCCATCATTGCCACCGGCTATCTTATCGATTTCTTAACGATTGGGAGTTTATTTTATCTCGCGTCTTTGCTATATATGGTAGCCGCACTTAAATTAACATCCACTCTTAATAGAAATTAG
- a CDS encoding aldo/keto reductase has protein sequence MQKVILNNGVEMPILGFGVYQITDADVCEQCVYDALMTGYRLIDTAAAYQNEEAVGRAIKRSGVPREEIFVTTKLWIQDAGYESTKKAFAKSLERLQLDYLDLYLIHQPFGDVYGSWRAMEELYREGKIRAIGVSNFQMDRLVDLIIHNEVVPAVNQIETHPFCQQIECAKLMKEYNVQIESWAPFAEGRNNIFQNEVLVSIAQKYNKSVAQVILRWLTQRGIVAIPKSVHKERIIENFNIFDFELSQEDMEMIATLDTKKSLFFSHNDPEIVKWLCNRKFDI, from the coding sequence ATGCAAAAAGTAATTTTGAACAATGGTGTTGAGATGCCTATATTGGGCTTTGGAGTTTATCAGATTACAGATGCGGACGTATGTGAACAATGTGTTTATGACGCCCTTATGACAGGCTATCGTCTGATCGATACCGCTGCCGCTTATCAAAATGAAGAAGCGGTTGGCAGAGCAATCAAACGGAGTGGCGTGCCAAGAGAGGAAATATTTGTTACCACAAAACTTTGGATTCAGGATGCCGGTTATGAGAGCACAAAGAAAGCATTCGCAAAATCACTGGAAAGATTGCAATTAGATTATTTGGATTTGTATTTAATTCATCAGCCATTTGGTGATGTATATGGCTCTTGGCGTGCTATGGAGGAATTGTATCGTGAGGGAAAGATTAGGGCAATTGGAGTTAGTAACTTCCAGATGGATCGTCTGGTAGATTTGATTATTCATAATGAAGTAGTTCCTGCTGTAAACCAGATTGAAACGCATCCTTTCTGCCAGCAAATAGAATGTGCAAAACTTATGAAAGAGTACAATGTTCAGATAGAATCCTGGGCGCCTTTTGCTGAAGGAAGAAATAACATCTTCCAGAATGAAGTTTTAGTATCAATAGCCCAAAAGTATAATAAATCCGTTGCTCAGGTGATTTTACGTTGGTTGACACAAAGAGGAATCGTTGCGATTCCAAAGTCTGTTCATAAAGAAAGAATCATCGAAAACTTCAATATCTTTGACTTTGAATTAAGCCAAGAGGATATGGAGATGATTGCTACGTTAGATACGAAAAAGAGCTTGTTCTTTTCACATAACGATCCTGAAATCGTGAAATGGCTATGTAACCGTAAATTTGATATTTAA
- a CDS encoding SDR family oxidoreductase — protein MSNIQDKVVIITGASSGIGEATAKELASKGAKVVLAARREDRLKKVQEEIQKNGGQAIYKVTDVTSYEQMEELAEYALKEFGKIDVMINNAGLMPLSPLYQKKINEWDTMIDVNIKGVLYGIAAVLPSMRERKSGHIINVSSVAGHLIGPAGSVYSATKFAVRAITEGLRKEECVNNIRTTIISPGAVTSELPETISDPELKSAIDEFYKVAIDAKSIARAIAFAIEQPSDVAINEMIIRPTVQEL, from the coding sequence ATGTCTAATATTCAAGATAAAGTTGTCATTATTACAGGTGCTTCTAGTGGGATTGGCGAAGCTACAGCAAAAGAACTTGCATCTAAAGGTGCGAAAGTGGTTTTAGCAGCTCGTCGTGAAGATCGTTTAAAGAAAGTACAAGAAGAGATTCAAAAGAATGGCGGGCAAGCTATTTATAAAGTAACAGATGTGACTTCATATGAACAAATGGAAGAGCTAGCTGAGTATGCTCTTAAAGAATTTGGAAAAATCGATGTAATGATCAATAATGCAGGATTAATGCCACTATCACCTCTTTATCAGAAAAAAATCAATGAATGGGATACGATGATCGATGTTAACATCAAAGGTGTGCTTTATGGTATTGCTGCTGTTCTTCCATCCATGAGAGAACGCAAATCAGGTCATATTATTAATGTTTCTTCCGTAGCAGGACACTTAATAGGACCCGCGGGTTCAGTTTATAGTGCTACAAAATTTGCTGTACGTGCTATTACGGAAGGTCTTCGTAAAGAAGAGTGCGTCAACAATATTCGTACAACCATCATCTCGCCAGGAGCCGTTACTAGTGAATTGCCAGAAACGATTTCAGATCCAGAACTAAAATCTGCAATTGATGAATTCTACAAAGTTGCGATTGATGCTAAGAGCATCGCTCGTGCCATTGCTTTTGCCATTGAACAACCATCTGATGTAGCCATTAACGAGATGATTATTCGTCCAACAGTTCAAGAACTCTAA
- a CDS encoding MFS transporter, with the protein MNKTWKIYMLTLISFLVGTSQFVISGILDQVASSVGVSVSAAGQLITVFALANAIGTPAVMVATAKMDRRKQLLLALAIILLGIVSTLALPGFGFLMVSRVILGVGTGVFVVTAYSTAANLAPSGRQAGAMSNIALGFSASLVLGIPIGRVVAAAYDWKVIFWGIGIFTLLGIFAVAKTIPSTEGEASVPLGKQLALLKKPKIAFALGVTFFVFISYSMVNTYITPFLISVMSMSEQEVSVILFALGIASLIGSKLGGFLADRTGTARTLVGSMVVQALALALLSIVARTTIVAILLLMLWTIAAWTFGPTQNYNLLSIAPEASGILLSLNSTFVQLGFAAGAGIGGIAVGESSILAICWIGAATVFVAVSVASVSFGLTRTFSKCANG; encoded by the coding sequence GTGAATAAAACCTGGAAAATTTACATGCTAACTCTTATCAGCTTTTTAGTGGGCACGTCACAATTTGTCATCTCGGGCATTCTGGATCAAGTCGCTTCTTCTGTCGGCGTATCGGTATCGGCAGCAGGACAGCTTATTACCGTATTCGCGCTTGCCAACGCAATCGGCACGCCAGCCGTCATGGTGGCGACTGCGAAGATGGATCGGCGCAAGCAACTGCTACTAGCTCTTGCCATTATTTTACTCGGCATCGTTTCGACGCTCGCCCTTCCGGGTTTCGGCTTCCTGATGGTCTCTCGCGTTATACTCGGGGTCGGAACGGGTGTTTTCGTAGTCACCGCCTATTCCACCGCTGCAAATCTGGCGCCTTCCGGGCGACAGGCTGGAGCGATGTCTAACATTGCATTGGGCTTCAGTGCCTCTCTCGTCCTCGGCATTCCCATTGGGCGCGTGGTCGCTGCGGCATATGATTGGAAGGTGATCTTCTGGGGTATTGGAATCTTCACCCTGCTGGGAATTTTCGCTGTCGCAAAGACGATTCCATCCACGGAAGGCGAAGCATCCGTCCCTCTTGGCAAGCAACTCGCCCTGTTAAAGAAGCCGAAGATAGCCTTCGCCCTCGGCGTGACGTTCTTCGTGTTTATCAGCTATTCGATGGTCAATACGTATATCACCCCATTCCTGATCTCTGTCATGTCGATGAGTGAACAGGAAGTGAGCGTCATCCTCTTCGCCTTGGGCATCGCGAGCTTGATCGGCTCCAAGCTTGGCGGCTTCTTGGCGGATCGGACCGGCACCGCTCGCACACTTGTCGGCAGCATGGTCGTACAAGCCCTCGCTCTCGCGTTGCTGTCCATCGTCGCCCGAACGACCATCGTCGCCATCCTGTTACTCATGCTTTGGACGATTGCTGCTTGGACGTTCGGACCGACCCAGAACTACAACCTACTCTCAATCGCTCCGGAAGCCTCCGGTATCTTGCTTAGTCTGAACAGTACCTTCGTACAGCTCGGCTTTGCAGCAGGCGCTGGTATTGGAGGAATCGCCGTGGGCGAATCGTCGATACTGGCGATCTGTTGGATCGGCGCCGCTACAGTCTTCGTCGCAGTCTCCGTTGCATCCGTTTCCTTCGGGCTTACACGAACTTTCTCAAAGTGCGCCAATGGTTGA
- a CDS encoding Zn-dependent hydrolase — MERQKLLINGERLKNTLEQFANFGRTENNGVTRLSLSEEDKLARDYFCSCCEELGMSIKIDDMGNIYATLEGLENRPPIVIGSHLDTVKNGGRFDGVLGVVAGLEVVRTLLENNIKPQIPLMIVNFTNEEGARFEPSLMASGVLSGKFEKSIMLQKTDADGITFEEALNSIGYAGKEEARLKEATAFLELHIEQGPILERESRSIGIVECVVGMVCYEIEVTGESDHAGTTPMDMRKDALFAANSLITEVRQKMSALDNELVYTIGRMNVFPNIHTVIPNKVVFSLEARHKNPAIIKQVEEIIQGLAQSSFKEGCEIKTKKLWDRDTVWFNNQICDLLEQSTKKLGYSYRRMVSGAGHDAQFIASYIPTAMVFVPSINGKSHSEDELTTWEDCEKGVNVILETVLAMQENFKL, encoded by the coding sequence ATGGAACGACAAAAATTGTTAATTAATGGTGAGAGGCTAAAAAATACGCTTGAACAATTTGCAAATTTCGGACGTACAGAAAACAATGGAGTAACTCGTTTATCATTGTCTGAAGAGGATAAATTAGCTCGAGATTATTTTTGTTCTTGTTGCGAAGAATTAGGTATGTCCATAAAGATCGATGATATGGGGAATATTTATGCTACTTTAGAAGGACTTGAAAACAGGCCGCCAATAGTGATAGGTTCACATTTAGATACTGTAAAAAATGGCGGACGGTTTGATGGAGTCTTAGGAGTGGTTGCTGGTTTAGAGGTGGTACGAACTTTATTAGAAAATAATATTAAACCACAAATCCCACTCATGATTGTTAATTTTACCAATGAAGAAGGTGCTAGATTCGAACCTTCATTGATGGCATCTGGAGTTCTTTCAGGTAAATTCGAAAAATCTATCATGCTACAAAAAACAGATGCTGATGGCATCACTTTTGAAGAAGCATTAAATTCCATTGGTTATGCAGGTAAAGAAGAGGCACGTTTGAAAGAAGCTACTGCTTTTTTAGAATTGCACATTGAACAAGGTCCAATTCTTGAACGAGAATCACGCTCTATTGGTATCGTTGAATGTGTAGTTGGAATGGTGTGTTATGAGATTGAAGTAACTGGGGAATCTGACCATGCAGGAACTACTCCTATGGACATGAGAAAAGATGCTCTCTTTGCAGCAAACAGCTTAATAACTGAAGTAAGACAAAAAATGAGTGCTCTTGATAATGAATTGGTATACACCATTGGAAGAATGAACGTATTCCCTAATATACACACGGTGATTCCAAATAAAGTTGTCTTTTCACTGGAAGCTAGACATAAAAATCCAGCGATTATCAAGCAAGTAGAGGAAATTATCCAAGGACTTGCACAATCATCTTTCAAAGAAGGATGTGAAATCAAAACAAAAAAATTATGGGATCGAGATACGGTTTGGTTTAATAATCAAATCTGCGATCTGTTAGAACAATCTACAAAAAAATTAGGCTATTCATATAGAAGAATGGTTAGTGGTGCGGGTCATGACGCTCAATTCATAGCTAGCTATATACCAACTGCCATGGTTTTTGTTCCAAGCATCAATGGAAAGAGCCATAGTGAAGATGAACTTACCACTTGGGAAGATTGTGAAAAGGGAGTAAATGTAATATTAGAAACCGTTCTTGCAATGCAAGAAAATTTTAAATTATAA